Proteins encoded by one window of Apus apus isolate bApuApu2 chromosome 17, bApuApu2.pri.cur, whole genome shotgun sequence:
- the JPT1 gene encoding jupiter microtubule associated homolog 1 isoform X2, producing MTTTTTFSGMDPSGRSSSRVLRPPGGGSNFSLGFDEPKEQPVRRNKMASSIFGTPEENPPSWAKPSGTKPGEIREDSESSGPQRRNSTDASCGNFVDPKILQAIVTYNKLTKDLVCHPNKYFSSLNTCFISVTV from the exons AtgaccaccaccaccaccttctcGGGCATGGACCCcagtggcaggagcagctccag GGTGCTGCGTCCTCCTGGTGGTGGGTCCAACTTTTCCTTGGGTTTTGATGAACCAAAAGAACAACCTGTGCGGAGGAACAAAATGGCATCCAGCATCTTTGGAACTCCTGAAGAAAACCCACCTTCCTGGGCTAAACCATCAG GGACTAAGCCAGGTGAAATCAGAGAAGACTCTGAATCATCTGGTCCACAAAGAAGAAACTCAACTGATGCAAGCTGTGGAAACTTTGTAGATCCCAAG ATTTTGCAAGCAATAGTTACCTACAACAAACTGACGAAGGACTTGGTTTGCCATCCCAACAAATACTTCAGTAGCCTGAACAcgtgttttatttctgttactgtCTAA